A segment of the Campylobacter vulpis genome:
TTGCTGCGTCAATGTCTGCTATGTTTAAAACATCGCTAATGCCAAGCTTATCGGCTATGATGTTTGCCGCACTTTCAGTGTTTCCCATAGCACTTCCATAAATTACTGCTACTGCCATTTGTTCTCCTTGAAATTTTAGTATCTGTTAATTTTAGCATAGTTTTGCTAAATCATACAAAAAAAGTTTTATTTGTTAAAATTTAGAACAAGAAAATTCTTTATCTAATTTAAAAATTTTGCAATATTCACAATACACGCAACTTACGCTTCTTTTAGCACATACTAAGGGAATTTTACGCTTTTTTGCTTCGGTTTTGATTTTTTTCATTGTGTTGTGGTTGAGAAAGCTCGTGAGCATAACTACACATTGCGTGTCATTTGGAATGGGCTTTTTATTAACTCTGTTTTCATTTCTTGCGTCCCAATGCACGATTTTTTTAGCACCTAAATCCTGCAAAACAGCCCGAATAGGCGTAATCTCATCTGCGCCGATGACTAAAACTGACATTATGTTTCCTTTTTTAGATTTTGATAATAATTATTATATTATAAAAAACTGAATAAATTTTGAATTTTATTATCAAAATAAAAAGAATTTAGCTTAAAATTTCATAAAAACTTAAGCTTGTTATGCCGAATTTTTTTAATTTTATCCTTGTGAAATTTGCTATATTTTCAGGTGTTTTAGCCTTACTTTGATGTTCTAAGATGATGCACTCTACTAGGCTTAAATCAAGCCTCTCTAAAAAATGATAAATCTTATCATAAATTCCACTAAATCCCTCTCTTATGTCAAAAGGTGGGTCAAAATACAAAATGACAGGTTTATTAAGGTTTTTCAAAAGTTCTGGCAAGAGTAAAAAGCTATCATTATTCAAAACTTCAAGTTTGGCTTCGAGATTTTTGGCATTTTGCGAGGCTATTTTAAAGGCATTTTTGTCAAGCTCGATAGCATAGGCTTTGAAAGCATAATTGCTTAAAGCTTCAGCAGCCATTAAGGCACTTCCACCAAAGGCTTCAATGAAAATTTTCCCTCTTAAATTCTCTCTTAAGACATTAAAAACGCAAGCTTTTACTATACTTTTGGTGCTTCTTGTTTTTTCAAAACTTGGTAAAAGTAGCTTTTTACCCTTAAATCGACCGCTTTCTATGGTGGCGTAGAGTTTTTGAGAGTTTTTACTCATTAACTAAGGCTTTGACGAGTTTATTTTTAAGTTCTAAAATTGCCATATCGATTTTATTTTGATAGTCTTTTTTAAATTCGTTAGCGATATAATCAATCTTTGTTTCAAGCTTTCTTTTTTCCTCTTCTACGCGTTTTTGTGTGGCAAGCTCTAAAGCAGTATCAAATTCTTCTAAACTTGAAAAAAGCTTTTCTTTGCTAAAAGGTGTGGATAAAAAGGGCGAGTTTTTTGCTATGATGAAAAGCGGTTTGGAGCTTGGAATTTTCGTATCACTAATGATAAAATCGCAATCTTTTTTCATCACTAAATGCTCTTTTAAAAATAATTCCAAAGCCCTTTCTAAAAGTAAATCTTTAAATTCTAAAGAAATTTTCATATTAAACTTACCTTTAAAGTATGATTTCTAAGGCTATCTGGCTTAATGCCTTGTGTTAAAAGCTCAAATTCCTTAAGACTTAAAATATAAAAATCGCTAAAATCTCTCCCACAACTTTGCATTAATTTTTTTGCACAAGTGTCAAAGAGGTAAAAATCATCTTCATTATTAACTAACAAAAAATCACTTCCGCTATCATAAGCGTCTAAAATAATTTCACTTGCCATTTTATAGCTTAAATCCTCGTTTAATTTTAAAAGTGTGTAGCCATTATTTTGATAAGCCTTTTCAAATGTGATAAAACGAGCTTTTAATCTAGCTTTTAAAGAATTGTCTAAGTCAAAATTATAACAAGCGATGTTGAAATTTGAAAAATTATGTTTCAAGTGTTCTTTAAAATTTGGCTTATTTTCATTTTCTTTTTTGAAGCAAAGTAAATTTTTATCAAATAGATTTTGTTTTAAAATTTCCTCACAAAGCCATTTTACAGCGTTTTCAAGCTCATCAAAAGGGCTTTTAAGATGATAAAAAATCCCCCTTTCTTTATCGCATAAAATTTTCAAAATAGCCTCTTTTTTGCTAGAGTCTTTTTCTATCAGTTTAAAGGCAAGGTAAAATAGGGCATTCCCCATAAATTCACTATGAAATTCCAAAAGATCATCTGCGTAATAAAAATGCTCCAAATTCCCATAAAGCCTTTTATCCTCTTCATCGCAAAAGGGTGCTAAAAGTGTAAATTTCTCCCAAAAATCATTTTTATCAAACAACAAATCTTTATAGGCTCTTTTTGTGCTAAGCGGCTCTATGATAAGATTTAAGCCAAATTGCAGCAAAATATCCTCTAAAGGCGTAGAAAGAGGAACTGGGACATTATTAATTTTTACATAAGAGTTTTCATTTTTATCAAATTTAAAATAAATATCATCATTTTGCACTTGTAAGAGTAAATCATAAAGCTTTAAAAAATTTTCATAATTCTCATAAATATAAGGCTTATAATAGCTCTCATAATCTAACTCTTTATCAAAGCGAAAAATGTGTAATTCTAGCTTTTTCATTTTTATCCTTTAAGTCAGTTTCGCTTTTAAAAGCTCATTGACCTTAGCAGGATTGAAAGCACCCTTACCCTCTTTCATCACTTGCCCTACAAAAAAGCCAAAAAGCTTATCTTTACCGCTTTTATACTCAGCGACCTTATCGGCATTTGCTTCTAAAATTTGTGTAATTACCGCCTCAATAGCCCCATCATCACTGACTTGTTTAAGTCCTAATTTTTCAATCGCTGCGTCAATTTCCACTTCCACATTTTCAAAGACAAAGGCTAGGACTTCTTTAGCCGCTTTAGCACTGATTTGCCCCTCTTCAATGCGTTTGATTAAAATACTAAGTTTTGATGCTTTCACAGGGGAATTTTCTAGGGTTAAATCACCCTTTAAAAGTCCCATAAGCTCGGTTGTAAGCCAAGTTACGCAAAGTTTAGGATTTAAATTTTGTCCGCATAAATATTCAAAAAAACGGCTCATCTCAAGAGAGCTTATTAGCACCTCTGCATCGCTTTCTTTAATGCCAAACTCACGCATATAACGCGTTTTTTTTTCATCAGGAAGTTCAGGTATGCTTAAAGTTAAAAATTCCTCTTTTAAAAGCACGGGTAAAAGGTCAGGGTCTGGGAAATAACGATACTCCGCCGCTTCTTCTTTTCCTCTCATCGAACGCGTGATAAGCTTAGTTGTATCAAATAGCCTTGTTTCTTGCACGACTTCTTCTTCATAAGTGCCGTCCTCCCACGCTCTGCTTTGTCTTTCTACCTCATAATCAATCGCCTTTTGGATAAAGCGAAAAGAATTAAGATTTTTAATCTCTACCCTCGTATAAAGCTTTGTATCGCCTTTTGGGCGTATGCTTACATTTGCATCGCAGCGAAAGCTACCCTCTTGCATATTAGCGTCTGAAATATCTAAAAAGCGTATAATGGAGTGCAGTTTTTTAAGATAAGCCACCGCTTCATCACTACTTCTAAGCTCAGGCTCACTTACTATCTCAAGCAAAGGAGTGCCAGAGCGGTTTAAATCAACCTTAGAAAAATTTGCTTCGTGGATATTTTTCCCCGCATCTTCTTCTAAGTGTGCCCTTGTAATGCCTATGCGTTTTTGCGTGTCATTTATAGTGATAAAAAGCTCCCCTCCCTCAACGATGGGTATGTCAAATTGCGAAATTTGATAAGCTTTTGGCAGGTCTGGGTAAAAATAATTTTTGCGGTTAAAAATGCTTTTTTTATGAATAGTAGCATTAATGGCTTTTCCAAAAGAAATGGCTTTTTTCACTGCCTCTTCATTTAGCACGGGCAAGGCACCGGGTAAGGCTAGGCAGGTAGGACAGACATTAGTATTAGGCTCTTCACCAAAAGAGGTGGCACAAGAGCAAAAAATTTTCGTTTTGGTATTAAGCTGGGCATGCACTTCTAGCCCTATCACAACTTCAAACATTGAGTTTTCCTTATGATTTAATTTTCATAGTATTATAATCAAATAATATTAATTTATATTCTTATGTTAAAATAACGCATTGCATTTAAAGGAAAATAATGAAAATTTACGCAGACAATAAAGAAGTTTCGAGTAATCAAGGCTCAAATGAGCAAATTTGGGAAGAAATCTTTTCTAAAAAAGAATGGGGTAAATACCCAAGCGAAAGTGTGATTCGCTTTATCGCTAGGAATTTTTATAATGTAAAAGATAGAAATAGCATTAAAATTTTAGAACTAGGACTTGGCACAGGAGCAAATTTGTGGTTTTGTGCAAGAGAGGGCTTTAAGGTCAGTGGCATAGAGTGGAGTAAAACAGGGGTTGAACGCTTTAAAGCAAGAATGCAAGATGAAAAGTTAAGCACACAAATAGAACAAATTGAAATTGGCGATTATTTAGAAAAGCTTGATAATTTTAAAGATGAAAGCTTTGATGCGTGGATAGATAGCTATTCTCTAGCTTATAATGATTTTGAAAAAACGAAGCAAATCATACAAAAAGCGATTAAAAAGCTAAAAATAGGCGGTAAATTTTTCTCCCTAACCCCTAGCCTTTATAATGAGGGCTTTAAAGAGGAGGCGAATTTGGGCTATCATTTGGTAAAGCCTGTTAGCGGTAGCGATGCTTTCACGGGCGTGATTCGCTATTGTGATGAGGGAGATTTAAGAAAGCTTTATGAGGGGGAGGGTTACAAAATTACAAGTATTAAAATCCATATTCAAAAAGATTTAGAAAAACAACTTAATGAACTTTACATCATCGAGGGAGAGCGTTATGAATAAAAGTGTTTTGTGGGAAGAAATCTTTTCTAAAAAAGAATGGGGTAAATACCCAAGCGAAAGTGTGATTCGCTTTATCGCTAGGAATTTTTATAATGTAAAAGATAGAAATAGCATTAAAATTTTAGAACTAGGACTTGGCACAGGAGCAAATTTGTGGTTTTGTGCAAGAGAGGGCTTTAAGGTCAGTGGCATAGAGTGGAGTAAAACAGGGGTTGAACGCTTTAAAGCAAGAATGCAAGATGAAAAGTTAAGCACACAAATAGAACAAATTGAAATTGGCGATTATTTAGAAAAGCTTGATAATTTTAAAGATGAAAGCTTTGATGCGGTGATTGATGTGGCAAGTTTGTGTTGTAATGACAGAGAAAAAACGCGTCAAATTTTCCTAAAAGCCTTTAAAAAGCTT
Coding sequences within it:
- a CDS encoding DUF2325 domain-containing protein — translated: MSVLVIGADEITPIRAVLQDLGAKKIVHWDARNENRVNKKPIPNDTQCVVMLTSFLNHNTMKKIKTEAKKRKIPLVCAKRSVSCVYCEYCKIFKLDKEFSCSKF
- a CDS encoding ornithine carbamoyltransferase, whose translation is MKISLEFKDLLLERALELFLKEHLVMKKDCDFIISDTKIPSSKPLFIIAKNSPFLSTPFSKEKLFSSLEEFDTALELATQKRVEEEKRKLETKIDYIANEFKKDYQNKIDMAILELKNKLVKALVNE
- a CDS encoding HdrB C-terminal domain-containing protein; translation: MKKLELHIFRFDKELDYESYYKPYIYENYENFLKLYDLLLQVQNDDIYFKFDKNENSYVKINNVPVPLSTPLEDILLQFGLNLIIEPLSTKRAYKDLLFDKNDFWEKFTLLAPFCDEEDKRLYGNLEHFYYADDLLEFHSEFMGNALFYLAFKLIEKDSSKKEAILKILCDKERGIFYHLKSPFDELENAVKWLCEEILKQNLFDKNLLCFKKENENKPNFKEHLKHNFSNFNIACYNFDLDNSLKARLKARFITFEKAYQNNGYTLLKLNEDLSYKMASEIILDAYDSGSDFLLVNNEDDFYLFDTCAKKLMQSCGRDFSDFYILSLKEFELLTQGIKPDSLRNHTLKVSLI
- the gatB gene encoding Asp-tRNA(Asn)/Glu-tRNA(Gln) amidotransferase subunit GatB, whose product is MFEVVIGLEVHAQLNTKTKIFCSCATSFGEEPNTNVCPTCLALPGALPVLNEEAVKKAISFGKAINATIHKKSIFNRKNYFYPDLPKAYQISQFDIPIVEGGELFITINDTQKRIGITRAHLEEDAGKNIHEANFSKVDLNRSGTPLLEIVSEPELRSSDEAVAYLKKLHSIIRFLDISDANMQEGSFRCDANVSIRPKGDTKLYTRVEIKNLNSFRFIQKAIDYEVERQSRAWEDGTYEEEVVQETRLFDTTKLITRSMRGKEEAAEYRYFPDPDLLPVLLKEEFLTLSIPELPDEKKTRYMREFGIKESDAEVLISSLEMSRFFEYLCGQNLNPKLCVTWLTTELMGLLKGDLTLENSPVKASKLSILIKRIEEGQISAKAAKEVLAFVFENVEVEIDAAIEKLGLKQVSDDGAIEAVITQILEANADKVAEYKSGKDKLFGFFVGQVMKEGKGAFNPAKVNELLKAKLT
- a CDS encoding class I SAM-dependent methyltransferase; amino-acid sequence: MKIYADNKEVSSNQGSNEQIWEEIFSKKEWGKYPSESVIRFIARNFYNVKDRNSIKILELGLGTGANLWFCAREGFKVSGIEWSKTGVERFKARMQDEKLSTQIEQIEIGDYLEKLDNFKDESFDAWIDSYSLAYNDFEKTKQIIQKAIKKLKIGGKFFSLTPSLYNEGFKEEANLGYHLVKPVSGSDAFTGVIRYCDEGDLRKLYEGEGYKITSIKIHIQKDLEKQLNELYIIEGERYE
- a CDS encoding class I SAM-dependent methyltransferase gives rise to the protein MNKSVLWEEIFSKKEWGKYPSESVIRFIARNFYNVKDRNSIKILELGLGTGANLWFCAREGFKVSGIEWSKTGVERFKARMQDEKLSTQIEQIEIGDYLEKLDNFKDESFDAVIDVASLCCNDREKTRQIFLKAFKKLKVGGKFFSTALGRGALGSLGKGDFFEPKEGIYTNVGKLRFDDELSLKELYAHSNLKCLSLSTQILENEGVVLDKILIFEGLKNA